In a single window of the Populus alba chromosome 16, ASM523922v2, whole genome shotgun sequence genome:
- the LOC118052151 gene encoding bZIP transcription factor TGA10 isoform X2 produces the protein MATTATNNKAINPSAHQFEQQKQQNHHQQQQNQHHQQHQQQYHLHQMQEQHNHHQIPYGIMQSSSSSSIPGNFIKDAGAYDMGELDQALFLYLDGQDPSTVNQDQRQSGAGMRPPTLNIFPSQPMHVEPSSTKANITGASTGLVSSATGRSKGPSEPSMELANSRNNSAPGPEPAKAIKRQGNRKGPARSSSEQEGPKTPDPKTLRRLAQNREAARKSRLRKKAYVQQLESSRIKLTQLEQELQRARTQGIFLGGGGLLGGEQGIPVGVTNISADAAFFDMEYARWLEENHRLMCELRAAVQEHIPENELRLFVDNCLAHYDEMMNLRSVVAKTDVFHLVSGMWKTPAERCFMWMGDFRPSELIKIIVGQIEPLTEQQILGIYGLQQSTQENEDALSQRLEALNQSLSETIASESLICPPNMANYMGQMTVAMNKLSTLEGYVRQADNLRHQTIHLLHQLLTTRQAARCLLAIAEYFHRLRALSSLWVARPRQE, from the exons ATGGCTACTACTGCTACAAACAATAAAGCGATCAATCCCTCTGCTCATCAATTCGAACAGCAGAAACAAcaaaatcatcatcaacaacagcaAAACCAGCATCATCAGCAACATCAGCAACAATATCATCTTCATCAAATGCAAGAGCAGCATAATCATCACCAGATTCCATATGGAATCATGcagtcatcatcatcatcctcaatCCCTGGGAACTTCAT CAAAGATGCTGGAGCTTATGACATGGGAGAATTGGATCAAGCCCTTTTTCTCTATCTTGATGGACAGGACCCCTCCACTGTTAATCAAGACCAAAGAC AGAGTGGTGCAGGAATGAGACCTCcaactttgaatattttcccaTCTCAGCCTATGCACGTAGAGCCATCATCAACAAAg GCTAATATTACTGGTGCTAGCACTGGGTTAGTTTCTTCTGCAACTGGTCGTTCAAAGGGACCATCAGAACCGTCCATGGAACTTGCCAACTCAAGAAATAATTCTGCACCTGGCCCTGAACCAGCTAAAGCTATCAAG CGCCAAGGGAACCGTAAAGGACCAGCGAGATCAAGTTCGGAGCAGGAAGGACCCAAGACGCCAGACCCTAAG ACATTGAGGAGACTTGCTCAGAATAGAGAAGCAGCAAGGAAAAGCAGACTAAGAAAAAAG GCTTATGTTCAACAGCTAGAGTCAAGTAGGATTAAACTTACACAGTTGGAGCAAGAGCTACAAAGAGCCCGAACTCAA GGAATATTCCTCGGCGGAGGAGGTCTTTTAGGAGGAGAACAAGGCATTCCTGTTGGTGTCACCAATATTAGCGcag ATGCTGCATTTTTTGATATGGAGTATGCAAGATGGCTTGAGGAGAACCATCGCCTAATGTGCGAGCTTCGGGCAGCAGTACAAGAGCATATACCCGAAAATGAGCTTAGGCTCTTTGTTGACAACTGCTTGGCGCATTACGATGAGATGATGAATCTCAGAAGCGTGGTTGCCAAGACCGATGTCTTCCATCTTGTTTCTGGCATGTGGAAGACTCCGGCAGAGCGATGCTTCATGTGGATGGGAGATTTCCGGCCATCGGAGCTCATAAAG ATAATAGTGGGTCAAATTGAGCCATTAACGGAGCAACAAATCTTGGGAATATATGGCTTGCAGCAATCAACACAAGAAAATGAGGATGCACTCTCTCAAAGGCTCGAAGCTCTCAATCAATCTCTTTCAGAAACCATAGCCTCTGAATCACTGATCTGCCCTCCTAATATGGCTAACTACATGGGCCAAATGACTGTAGCAATGAACAAGCTCTCCACTCTTGAAGGATATGTCAGACAG GCAGATAATCTGAGGCACCAAACCATTCACCTGCTGCATCAATTACTCACAACCCGCCAAGCTGCAAGGTGTTTGCTCGCCATTGCCGAGTACTTCCATCGTCTTCGAGCTCTCAGCTCTCTCTGGGTGGCTCGTCCCCGGCAGGAATGA
- the LOC118052151 gene encoding bZIP transcription factor TGA10 isoform X1, with translation MATTATNNKAINPSAHQFEQQKQQNHHQQQQNQHHQQHQQQYHLHQMQEQHNHHQIPYGIMQSSSSSSIPGNFISKDAGAYDMGELDQALFLYLDGQDPSTVNQDQRQSGAGMRPPTLNIFPSQPMHVEPSSTKANITGASTGLVSSATGRSKGPSEPSMELANSRNNSAPGPEPAKAIKRQGNRKGPARSSSEQEGPKTPDPKTLRRLAQNREAARKSRLRKKAYVQQLESSRIKLTQLEQELQRARTQGIFLGGGGLLGGEQGIPVGVTNISADAAFFDMEYARWLEENHRLMCELRAAVQEHIPENELRLFVDNCLAHYDEMMNLRSVVAKTDVFHLVSGMWKTPAERCFMWMGDFRPSELIKIIVGQIEPLTEQQILGIYGLQQSTQENEDALSQRLEALNQSLSETIASESLICPPNMANYMGQMTVAMNKLSTLEGYVRQADNLRHQTIHLLHQLLTTRQAARCLLAIAEYFHRLRALSSLWVARPRQE, from the exons ATGGCTACTACTGCTACAAACAATAAAGCGATCAATCCCTCTGCTCATCAATTCGAACAGCAGAAACAAcaaaatcatcatcaacaacagcaAAACCAGCATCATCAGCAACATCAGCAACAATATCATCTTCATCAAATGCAAGAGCAGCATAATCATCACCAGATTCCATATGGAATCATGcagtcatcatcatcatcctcaatCCCTGGGAACTTCAT AAGCAAAGATGCTGGAGCTTATGACATGGGAGAATTGGATCAAGCCCTTTTTCTCTATCTTGATGGACAGGACCCCTCCACTGTTAATCAAGACCAAAGAC AGAGTGGTGCAGGAATGAGACCTCcaactttgaatattttcccaTCTCAGCCTATGCACGTAGAGCCATCATCAACAAAg GCTAATATTACTGGTGCTAGCACTGGGTTAGTTTCTTCTGCAACTGGTCGTTCAAAGGGACCATCAGAACCGTCCATGGAACTTGCCAACTCAAGAAATAATTCTGCACCTGGCCCTGAACCAGCTAAAGCTATCAAG CGCCAAGGGAACCGTAAAGGACCAGCGAGATCAAGTTCGGAGCAGGAAGGACCCAAGACGCCAGACCCTAAG ACATTGAGGAGACTTGCTCAGAATAGAGAAGCAGCAAGGAAAAGCAGACTAAGAAAAAAG GCTTATGTTCAACAGCTAGAGTCAAGTAGGATTAAACTTACACAGTTGGAGCAAGAGCTACAAAGAGCCCGAACTCAA GGAATATTCCTCGGCGGAGGAGGTCTTTTAGGAGGAGAACAAGGCATTCCTGTTGGTGTCACCAATATTAGCGcag ATGCTGCATTTTTTGATATGGAGTATGCAAGATGGCTTGAGGAGAACCATCGCCTAATGTGCGAGCTTCGGGCAGCAGTACAAGAGCATATACCCGAAAATGAGCTTAGGCTCTTTGTTGACAACTGCTTGGCGCATTACGATGAGATGATGAATCTCAGAAGCGTGGTTGCCAAGACCGATGTCTTCCATCTTGTTTCTGGCATGTGGAAGACTCCGGCAGAGCGATGCTTCATGTGGATGGGAGATTTCCGGCCATCGGAGCTCATAAAG ATAATAGTGGGTCAAATTGAGCCATTAACGGAGCAACAAATCTTGGGAATATATGGCTTGCAGCAATCAACACAAGAAAATGAGGATGCACTCTCTCAAAGGCTCGAAGCTCTCAATCAATCTCTTTCAGAAACCATAGCCTCTGAATCACTGATCTGCCCTCCTAATATGGCTAACTACATGGGCCAAATGACTGTAGCAATGAACAAGCTCTCCACTCTTGAAGGATATGTCAGACAG GCAGATAATCTGAGGCACCAAACCATTCACCTGCTGCATCAATTACTCACAACCCGCCAAGCTGCAAGGTGTTTGCTCGCCATTGCCGAGTACTTCCATCGTCTTCGAGCTCTCAGCTCTCTCTGGGTGGCTCGTCCCCGGCAGGAATGA